The Gemmatimonas aurantiaca T-27 DNA segment ACCGCGCCACCCCCGGTGGCAGAACAGGTGGGCGTTGTACTCAACGATCGTGGCAGGGCACTGCTCGCTGATCGCGTCGGCCCGATCATCCAGCGCATCGAAGGGCGCCAGGTGAAACGGCAAAACGGTGAAGTGACGGTCGCCGTGTCCCAGGTGGTGGATCTTCGTGGCAACACCACCAAGTGGACCGGCGAAGAAGTCACGATTCCTGAAGACGCGATCATGGGCTATCAGCCGCGCAAGTTCTCGAAACTCAAGACCTTTCTGCTGGTCGGTGCCGTGGTGGCTGGCATCGCCGCGACGATCGCTGGTGCGTTGGACATCTTCGGCACGCCACGATCGGACCTGCCAGGCGATCCGCCATCACAGTCCTGAACTGATATGCATTCGTTCACGGCATCGACTCGCTCGCTTTCTGACGCTCAATCCCGGAGTGCAACCATGCGGTTTCTGCGATTCGCATTGCTCGGTGCAGCCCTCGGCCTGACGGCCGGGTGCAGTGAACCCAGCGATGATCCGACTTCACCCAACATTCCACCGCTGGCGTACGTGCGTTACATCAACGCCGTGCCAGACACGCTGAACACGACGGTTCGCTTCATCGATCAAACGGCGTATTCGCCAATGACGTTCGTCAACGTCCCGTTCCGCGGACTGGGTCAGGGTAACTATCAGCCGACCCAGGCAGGCGCTCGCAAGTTCCGGGTCTTCACCGCAGATGCCACGAACTTCACCACCGCAGGAAATACGCAAATCCTGGTCGATACCACGGTCACGTTCGAACAGGGGAAGTACTACACGCTGCTCCACATGGGGTACGCGCGGGCGGGATCGTCCCCGAAGCAGAGATTGGTGGTGATCACCGATGCGCTGCCCACACCGGGCGCGAACGTTGCACTTCGGACGATCAATGCCGCACTGGGAATGGGTGCGGTGGACGTCTACAAGCTGGCGACAGCGACGACGCCCATCTCCGGGTCTCCGCTCTTTCCCGCACTGGCAAGCGAGGCCGTATCGGCATATCAGGCCTTTACGCCGGGGGCCTTTGCAGCGCAGGTCGCGACGGCTGGCAGCACGACGGCGGTTGCAGCGGCACTCGCCCCCGCGGGTACCGCCGGCTCCAGCACCGCTGATCCCATCGGTGGTGCCACGGTGGCTGGATCGGTGATCACCGCTCTTGCCTTCCCCGCAACTCCGGCCAATTCCGCTGGTACGCGCTTCACGACCCCCGGCGTCGTGTACTTCATCGACAAGCACCCGCCGCGCACGACACCGAACCCGTAACAGCATACGGGTACCGCAACACATGGGGAGTTGGCTGAGGCCGGCTCCCCATTGTTATTTCAGACTGTCGCCCGGATCCAATCCGTGGCACTATTCAATGATCCGAGCGGCTTTCGCCCCCACTGCCGTGACATGGTGCCAATTCATTCGATCCAATCGCGGTTGGTCTGTCTTGCGGCATCCTGCGTGCTTCTGGGTGCCGGTAACGTCGATGCGCAGATCCTGCGCGGCACCGCGCGTACGCAGGGATCCGATCGACCCATCGAAAACGCACGCATTACCGCGCTGCTGACCGATGGGCGCGGTGTGGGCGCGACGACCACCGATGATCGCGGGCGCTTCCATCTCAGGGTGTCGTCCAGCGGAGCGCCTTTTGTCGTGACGGTGACGCGGTTGGGTATGCGGCCCACCACATCCAACAGCATCATGGCCGGAGAGCGGGACACGCTCGATGTCGACTTCAATGTGCATGAAGAGGGCATTGTCACGGATACGATGAAGGTGGTGGCGGCACCACGGCTCAACGAGATCCGACTTCAGGAAGCAAAGCGACGCGGCTGGAAGGTGTTTTCCCCCATCGAGATTGCCGAAACCCGCGAGCGCGTGAACTCCTTCGAGGATCTGCTGCGTTCGACGGGGTATCCGGGGCTGATCATTTCGCCGCGCCGCGACGATTGCATTCGGTCGACCCGGTTGAATCGCTGCATCACGGTCGTGGTGGATGGTGTCCCGCTGTCCGGCACCAATCCCCTGATCAATCCGCGCGACGTGTATTTCATGGCGGTGCTTTCACCAAGTCAGGCGCAACTGCAATTCGGTGAGCGGGCATTTTACGGTGCGCTGGTCGTGTACACCCGCGCCTATGGCGACAAGTACGAACGCGATCGTCACTGAACCCTGGCTGGAAACTGTCTGTGCCCGCGGCGCGGTTCAGGACAGTTGATCGACTACCAGTTGCAGTGACTGCGCGGTGGCGCCCAGTGAGTCCTGGACGACCGCGCGGGCGCGTCCGCCCGCAGTGATGCGTACCGCGGGCGTTGTGAGCCAGGCCTGCAGTGTGCGCTCGAGGAGCGCGCGGTCGCCCGATATGGCGCCTTCCGCAGCCAACAACAGCCCCGCTTCACGGCTCATGGAGTGCGCCGGGCCAAACAGCACCGGCGCACCAAACGCTGCCGGTTCGATCACGGAGTGCAATCCGGCCGAGTGAAAGCCGCCTCCTACGAACGTCATGTCGGCGAGCGCGTACAGGTCACCCAACACCCCGACTCGATCCACGACGATGACATCTGCCGTGGATACATCGACGGTGCCCTCTTCCACCTCACGCAAGGTTGCGCATTGTAGCGCTGCATTGCGGGTCCATGTCAGGATGGGCGTGAGGTGTGAGGTCGTGGGTTCGTGGGGGGCAATGATCAGGCGCGCGGCAGGATGTGCCCGACGCACCGCCTCCCACATCGGCAACAGCACCGCCTCGTCTGCCGGCCAGGTGGAGCCAGCCACCATGGTGGGGCGATCGCTGTGCAGGGCCGTGAGCAATGGTGACGCGCGGTCGACGCGCTGGGCACGTTGCCATACCTGATCGAATCGTGTGTCGCCGGTGATGTGCAGCGTGTCGGTGCGCACACCGAGCTCGATCAGTCGTTCACCATTGGCCTGATCGATCGCGCCAACGGCCGACAGCGCACGATAGGCATCCTGCGTCAGTGCGCGAGCCAGCGTACCACGTCGACCGGATCCGGGGGCCACGGTACCACTGAGCAGCACCACCGGAACCCCACGGGCGGCCGCGCGCTCCACGAGCACCGGCCAGATGTCGAGCTTGGAGAACACCAGCACCGACGGCGTGAGGGCCGTCAGCATACGATCGGCCGCGCTCGCGGTGTCGAAGGCCAGATAGTCGGCGAAGTCGGCACCGATGCTGGTCGCAAACGACGCGGCACTGGGCGAGAACCAGGAGTAGGCGAGCTGCACACCGGGATGCTGTTCGCGCAGGGCGTGGGCCACCGGGCGCGCCTGCAATCCTTCACCCACCGACGGCGCATGCATCCACACGAGCGGTCGACTCGGATCGCGATGCTGTTTCGCCTGACGTTCCCAACGCGCCAGCACGCCGCGGCGAGCGCGGAAGGTACGCAGCAGCTTGTTGGCCTGCGGCGCCGCACTGTCTGCGGTGGAGGCCGATGCGATCAGCGTGGCGAGGGCGCCGGCTCCGGCGTACAACGGGCGCAGCAGCGGATGCACGGAACGCGGTCCTTGTGAACGCGAATGCGCGGCGGCTAGCGCCCGGGGCCCGGAGGAGCGCCGGCGGCCTGCGCGGCGGTGCGCTGCTTGAATCGCACGAGCGCGGTGTCGATGGCCTTCGCAAAGTCCGGGTAGGGCAGGGCACCACGCAGCATGAACTCACCCACCACAAACGACGGCGTGGATTGCACATTCGCCTGACTGGCCTGGCGAATATCGGCCTCCACCAGCGAGCGTATCGCTGGCGATTGACGGCAGGCGTTGAACGCCGTCAGGTCCAGCGATTGCTCGCGCGCGATGCGCGTGAGCAAGGGTGACACATCGTTCATCGTGCGCACGGTGCCCTGTGCAGCAAACAACGCATTGGAGTACGGCCAGAACTTGCCCTGCGCACCCGCACACATGGCGGCTTCCGATTCCGCCCGGGCATGCGGATGAATCCCCTCGAGTGGCAGGTGCAGGTAGGCGAATCGGATCTTGCCCGTCTTGATGTAGTCGCGCTCCAGATTGGCCATCGACGAATCGTGCCAGCTCTTGCAGTAGGGGCACTGATAGTCGGAGATCATCACCACCCACATCGCGCCAGTGCCCATCAAACGTCCCGAGTCGGCGCGCAGGGTCAGTGCGGAATCGGTGCCCGTTGGTGTGAGACCGGTCGACGTGGTGGTTGGGCCAGCAGGGGCGCCGGCGTTGGCATTGGCCGCCGCAGTCTGGGCGGCGGGTGGCGCCTTGCCATCCTCGGTACGGGCCTGATTGCAGGCGCTGGTCACAAAAGACAACGTGCCGGCGAGTAGGGCCAACACGGTCAGGCGGCGGGTCGAGGGCATCCCTGAAGCCTAGCGGATTGGCCCTACTCCCGCACCGGGAGGGGCGTTTCAGGGTGGCCTGGCGTGGGTTCCCGGGATTCACCGTAGATCGATGCCCAATTGCCTGAACTTCTGACACCCGGACGGTGTCAGGGACGTATGGACGATATCTTCCCATGGTGATGAACTCTCTTCGCCGATCATTCGGCGCACTGACCTTGGTCGCGGCCCTGCTGGTGGCGTCGACCGGTCCGTTCGTGGCCACGGTGGCGGCGCAGGCGCCCAACACGGCACTGCCGCAGCCTGTCGGCTACGTCAACGACTTTGCCAGGGTGCTCGCCCCCGAGGCGTCGGGGCAGATCGAATCGCTGGCCCAGCGGGTCCATGCGGCGACGCGCGGTGACATGGTGGTGGTCACCCTGCCGGACCTCGGCGGGCGTCCGGTAGAAGAAGTGGCGCTGCGACTCGGCCGTGAATGGAAGGTCGGCTCCGACGCACAGGTGGGAGATGCCGCCCGCAATGCGGGTGTGATCATCCTGCTGGTGCCCAAGGAGACGTCCACCGATGGCCGCGGGTATTGCCGAGTCGAGACGGGCCAGGGCGCCGAAGGGTTCATCACCGACGCCACGGCGGGTGCGCTGTGTCGGTCGGTGACGCCGCTCTTCCAGGCGCGCGACTATTCGGGTGCGCTGGTGCAGCTCTCGGCGCAGGTGGCCGATCGGTATGCGCGGGCTTTTGGCGTTACGCTGGACGGGTTGCCGGAGCCACAACGGGCCCGTCGACGCACCAACGATGAGGACTCGCCGTTTGCCACCATCGTGCTCATCGTGATCATCGTGATTGTGGTGAGTTCGATGAATGGTCGGCGTCGCGGCTGCGTCGGGTGTATCCCGCTGCCAATCCCGGGTGGCCCCATGATGGGTGGGGGCGGGCATGGTAGCTGGGGCGGCGGTGGGTTTGGTGGCGGCGGTGGTGGTGGGTTCGGCGGGTTCGGTGGTGGTGGTGGCTTCAGCGGAGGTGGCGGTGGCTCGAACTGGTAAGGGGATGACGCTCGACGAGTTGGTGCAGCAGATCCGGCAGGTGCATGGCAATGCCCTGCAGGCTGTCGTGCTGTACGGATCGGCCGCCAGCGGCGAGGAGATCGCCGGACACTCCGACTTCAACGTCATGGTGCTGGCGGAGTCGTTGGCGCTGCCGCAGTTGCGCGCGCTGGGGCAGACCATGCGGGCCTGGCAAGAGGCGGGCAATCCTCCCGTACTCGAACTCACCACGCTCGAGTGGCGGGCGTCGGCCGACATCTTTCCGATGGAGTACGCCGATATCCTCGAGCGGCACCGGGTACTCACGGGTGTGCTGCCACTCGATGGCGTATCCGTGCGTCGCGCCGACCTGCGGCTGCAGGTGGAACAGGAGGCGATGGGCAAGCTGCTGCGCCTTCGCCGAGGGGTGATGGTGGCCGGCACCGACGCCGAACGCCAGCGTGATCTGCTGCGCCAGAGCGTGAGCACGCTGCTGGTGATCTTCCGTGCGGTGCTGCGCCTGGACGGCGAGGTGCCACCGAAGGATGCCCAGCAGGTGATCGATGCCGTGAGCACGCGCTGTGGCTTCGATCCCGAGCCGTATCAGCAGGCCGCTGCATTGCGCCGTGGTGTGGCCTTGGCCACGAAGGATGTCGAAGCGTTGCTCGAAGGCTACGTGGCCGGTATGACGACGCTTGTCCGTTATCTCGATGCGCTCGACGGGCGCTGACTCTATTTTTCCGCACGACCAACCCTGAGGAGCAATCCGATGACGACTTCGTTTCTGCATCTGACCCGTCGACGCGCGCTGCGTACCGTGGCGCGCATGGCCCTGGTGCTGCCGCTGGCGCTGTCCACGGGCGCCTGTGGTTACAACTCCATCCAGAGCTTCGATGAACAGGCCGCACAGGCCAAGCAGAACATCGATGCGCAGTTGCAGCGCCGCGCCGACCTGATCCCGAATCTCGTGAACACCGTGAAGGGGTTTGCGAAGCAGGAAGAGTCCGTGCTCACGCAGGTCACGCAGGCCCGGGCCGGATTGGTGGGTGCGCTGCAGAAGCCGGGCGGATCCGACCCGGCCGAATTGGCAAACGCCAATCAGCAGTTGACGGGCGCACTGGGCCGCCTGAGCATCGCGATCGAGGCGTATCCCGAACTCAAGTCGAACGCGAACTTCCTGCAGTTGCAGGATGAGTTGACCGGCACGGAGAATCGTATTGCCGTATCCCGCACGGACTACAACGGGGCGGTGCGGCAGTACAACGAGTACATCCGCAAGTTCCCGCAGGTGCTGACGGCCAAGGTCACGGGCGCCAAGCCACGCACCTACTTCGAAGTGACCGACGCGGCCTCGCGCGCGGCGCCGACCGTCGACTTCTCCAAGTAGGCACGAGCGGTGTGAAAATGAACGGCCCCCGGTTTGTCGCCGGGGGCCGTTTCCATTACATCCGGTTTTTTTCGTAGAGCAGATTGCGTGGTGCGATCTTCCATTCGTACCATCGTGACACCGGAATGCCGCCATTCACGGCGGGGTCACTGCGCTGACTTTTGATCTTGGCCCGGATTTTCATGCCAATGATGTCATTGCCATCATTGGTGGTGTCGGCATCGAGGCCATTGTAGGTGGCATGCTCTGAGCCCATGGTGAAGAGCAACCGGGCCTGGAACTCCTCCACCTGGTTGGCCATCACGGCGCTGACCGGTTGGCCGGCGGTATTGAGCTTCTCGGCGCGCATCAACTGCTTCTTCGAGATATCCCGCCAATACATGTAGATGTTCAGCTTCTGGATCGACGTGCCTGAGCGCATCAGCAGCAGACTGTCGAGTCCCGAAGGGCGGTTCGCGAGTGTCTTCACGTTCAGGAAGTTCACGCGGAACAATGTCGACGAGCGATTGGACACCGAAGTGAGCAGCAGCAAGCGACGGGTGGATCCAACCTGCAGCTTCACCAGATCGCCACTCACCAGCTCGTAGGTGCCGTTGACCTTCTGGAAGTCGATGCAGGTCGCACCGCACGTGCCGCCTGCCGGGTACGTGGGCAGCGTATCACCATCGTTGTAGATGGGGTACACGGCCGCTTCGTTCGGCAGAAACGGCACACTGAGCACGGAGACTGTGTCGCCGCGCGAGTCCATGGAGGCAAAGACGGGCGTGCTGGTCAGCGCGATCCCGGCTTCCTGAATATCACGCGCCAATGACAGGCCCACAAAACGGGCGTCGCGATCCACGGTCTCGCGTAGCGTCCAGTTGCGACGGGTTTTCCAGCTCTGCATGGAGAACTGCGTCGCACTGGCGATGACCACCATGGCGACGGTCATCGAGATGAGGATTTCGGCGAGTGTGAAGCCGCGGCGGGCAAGCATCCGTGCGCCAGTGCGCGCGCGCGGGATGCGTGATGAGCGAAGGGATTGCATCAGGCCTCTCCGGACAGACCGTTGCCGCGGAACATCAGCGTGGTGAGTGTGACCGGCTGCGAGGAGCGTGGGAAGTCCACCCGCACATCGATGCGAATGAGATTCTGCCGCAATTGCCGCACGGTCAGCGTACGCACGAAGGCGCCATCGGCCGATGTGATGCCCTCACTATTCAACCGCACGGCCGCTTCAGTTTCCAGGAGCCAGGGATCACGCGTGCGGACCTGCTCGACGTAGGCGCGCGCGATGGCGATGGCATTGGTGCGATTCTGCGCGATGGTCTGCAGCGTGATCGTCTGCGAGTTGGCACCAGCGAGCGACAGCAAACCAACGGTCAGCAGTACCACGGCCACGATCATGGAAATGAGCGTGAAGCCGCGACGGGCCCGCAGTCGAGCCATCGGTCCGACTGCGACCGCGGGGCGTCGCCGACGTTCAGTGGACGAGATCGAAGGGCGCATCATTTCCATCCTCCTTCCGGACTCCAGGTCCAGAATCGTGCGTTGCCGGAGGGCGCGACCGAAATGGCCACGACCGCTTTCGGCTCCAGGTCGGCCGTCATATAGACCACACCGGATGAGCCCATCGGTCGCACCAGACCGCGTGAATCGAATTCCACCCGCGAATTGGTGAACGTGACGGCCTGACTGGACGCATCATCGGGGATACCAGGAGCGGCACCACGCCCGAAGGAGATGCCCTTCGGCAGCGGACGTTCGCCGAACCCACGCAACGCCTGCCATTCCGCGGCGGACTGGGTCAGTGTGCCGTCGCCATCGTGATCGAGGTAGCCACCGTACTGTTTCGTGGTGGTGTTGAACGACACACGGACCAACAGGCGCGTCGACAACGAACGGGTACGCGCCACGTCGATGTCCTGGGCCATCTGCATACCGGCAAGCTGCAGCTCCGTACTGCGCGCAATACGGAAGCGCGGCGCCGCGATCGCCATCACGGCACCAACGATGGTGACGACAGCGATCAGTTCGAGGAGCGTGAAGCCCGCGCGGTGGCGGGACGAGTGTGCAGGCATGATTCAGGCCCTCAGTAGAGGGGACGGAAAGCGGTTTGCAAGACAGTGCCCACCGACGGGGTGCCGGGTGGCAATCGTTCAGGGAATCGGAAGTTCACGTCGAAGCTCCACTGGCGGGTGGGAGCGTCGTAGTAGGAGCCACCGCCGCCGGTGTTGTTCCACAAACCCGTCGAGTAGCGGCTCTGGAAGAGCGACACGAGTGAACCGGTATAGCGGAAGACGGAGGCGCCCCATGTTTCGAGGAAACGCGGGAAGTTCTCGAGACCTCCGCCGTAATTCGGCGATCCGCACCCGGCTCGCGCATAGTCACACGTGGTGGCCGAGTGTCCGGCGAGGAGGGCCGCGTTGACGGTACTCCCGCTCGACTGGCGTTTGCGGAAGTCGTACTGCAGTGTGTCGCACCAGCCACTGGTGGCGCCGCCCGTGCCGGTCTTGCACTTGGAACCATCGGCAATGGGGCTCCCGGGCAGCATACCGGGGTTGCCTGCTGGCGGATTCGACAGGAACGTGACGGCATCGCCCATGATGGCGGCGGGTCGCCAGACCTGTGTGTTGTAGTCACCAAGCACATACATCGGGCGATCCGTCACCATGGTGAGGCCACCGGTATCCGACGCGACGCGAGACTTGGGAAGTTGAGCGCCTCCCCGCAGTCGCACGGCCACATAGTCGTTGCCGACGTTGGTATTGGTGTTGTTGATCTCGAAGTAGATGATGCGTGGTGCGCGTGTGGACGGCGCCGAGTCGCTCCAGATGCGCAAGCTGTCCACGTACACATCGATCAGGTCGACCCGCAGGTCTTCACGGCCGTCGTAGAAGGCGTTGGGCTTTGGTTTGAAGATCTTGCGGCACATCGCGGCAGACGGCAGCGTCAGCCCACCGGCGCGCGTCTGGGCCATCAAGGTGCTGCACAGCGTGGTGGGCGTCGCGCTGGCGAGACTGGCGGCATTGATCTGGATGTACCAGTCCGCCTTCCAGGCCATCTTCACCTCCTGCACCATGGGATCGTCGCCGCCTGCTTTGGGCAACACCAGCGTCACCGGCGCGAGATTCTCCGGCAACGGCAGCTTGAGTGGGCGCACGCCATGCGCACTGGTCATCAGGCGCCCGTTGAACTTCTGCTCGGATCGGGTTTTGAATGCCGGACCGGACAGGCTGCGCGAATCGAAGTCCAGCTTCACGGCGGTGCCGGCGTTGTTGTTGATGTTCACGCCGTTCAAGCGGTTGTTGGCGTCCTTGCGATTCCAGAACGCGCTGTCAGGTGTGGTCAGGTTCGACTGGAACGTGACACTGTTCGACGACATGTAGAGGTTGCCGTTGGTGTGCACCCAACCGGCAAAATTCATGACTTGGCCAGGCAGGATCTCGAGGTCTTCTTCGTAGAACACACCAAACTGGAACAACGGGATGGTCTGCGCGTTCACCGACAGCACCGACATCGCGCGATTGCCGGAAGAGTCCTTGGCCGTTACGCGGATATCGATGGGCTGATTGAGCGAGTACAGACCCGCGAACGGTCCCGAGGTGATGGTGCGGGAGATCGGCGCGCCGGTGGTCTGCGTGGTCTGCGTGATGTCATAACCGGGAATCTCCGGTGTCTGGATCGAGGAAATATCCTCACCGTTGATGATCCCATCCTGCATCGCGGCGTCGAGCTGCGACATGATGTCGTCGGCACCGCCCTCCGAGGCATAGCTCACACGAGCGCCGCGATAGTCGGCGGTGGACGTGCGAGAGATCGTGGTCACCGCCGAAAGGCCGGCCAGCACGATCACGGAAAACATCACGAGCACGAGGAGTACCATCTCCAACGCAAATCCGCGGCGTGCACGGACGGCACGGCGCGACGGGGTCAGCGGCGAGAGGGCTTGGCGATTCGACAGACAGGGCATGACAGCGTTCTCCGGTGGTGGCTGCACACCACGAGAACGATTATGGCCGCCCGTTGCAACGCTGATTCTGTCCTGCCACTCGCACGACGAAACAGTGGCCTATCACAATGTCATACTGCTCCGTCACATCCTGCGCATCGGGTGCCGGCATGTGACGTCCGGGCGACTGACCCGGACGGCGAGGCGATCAGGAAGCGATCAGGAAGTGATCAAGAGGCGGTCGGTTGCGGCTGCGGTCTGGGGAACAACGGATCCCCCTTCCTGACCTGCCACGCCGATACGTCGAGTGACTCGAGTTGGTCAAAACGTTGCGCGGAGACCTCGCCTGGCGCACCCAGCATGCGCCACAGTTGCGCGGACTTCTCCGGCATGAACGGCACCAGCAGCACCGTCTGTCGTGCGATGCGACGAATCAACGACGCGAGGATGACTTCGAGCTCGGCACGACGGGATTCATCCTTCGCGACGGTCCACGGCGCCGTGGCGGCCGTGAATTCGTTGGCTCGCGCCGTCAGACGCCCAACGGCGGCCAGCCCCTCGTGCAACTGCCATCCGTTTTCGCCGTGCATGGCGCGGTGGTACTCCGCGATCTCCTCCGCGTCCCCCTGCTCGGCTTCCGGCATCGCCGCCGTGGGCACCACACCGTCGAAATACTTCTCCACCATGGCCATCGCCCGACTCGCGAGATTGCCGAACGCATTGGCGAGATCGGCCGTGTAGCGTTCTTCGAAGCGTTCCCAGGAAAAGTTGCCATCGCCATCGAACGGCACCTCTCGCAGCAACACATAGCGGAAGGCGTCGACGCCGAAGCGATCGATGGCTTCACCCAGGTCGAGCTTCACGCCCGCACTCTTGGAGAAGCGCTCTCCACCGAGTTGCACGAAACCATGGGCCCACACCTGCTTGGGCAGCGGCAATCCTGCCGCCTGCAGCATGGCTGGCCAGATCACCACGTGAAAGCGCGTGATGTCCTTGCCGATGATGTGCAAATCGGCGGGCCAGCGCTGGTCGTATCCCTCGTCGGGAAAGCCGGTGGCCGTGAGATAGTTTGGCAGGGCATCGAACCACACATACGTGCCCTGCGTCTCCCCATTGGACAACACCAGTGGGAACGGCACCGCCCAGTCCAGGCGCGCGCGGGAGGCGGAAATGTCTTCGAGTCCCTGCGCGAGCAGCCCGAGAATCTCGTTGCGCCGGCTCGAGGGCTCGATGAAAGACGGGTTGGATGCGAGCAGATCCTGCAGGAATCCCTGATACTTCGACAGACGGAAGAACCAGTTGCGTTCTTCGACTTCTTCGAGCGTGCGCGTCGGGTGCAGCACACACTTGCCGTCGACGATGTCGGCATCCTGCTTGAACGATTCACACCCCACGCAATACATGCCCGTGTACGACCGCTCGTAGAAGTCATCCGGGTTGCGTTCGGCAATACGGCGGATGAGCGTCTGCACACCGAGCTTGTGATGCGCTTCGGTGGTGCGAATGAACTGATCGTAGGAGATGCCAAGGCGGGACCACATCCCCTGAAAGCGGGCGGCAATGGTGTCGGTGAACGCCTGCGGGGCGACACCCTCCTTGGCGGCGGTCTGCTGGACCTTCTGACCGTGTTCGTCCATGCCGATGAGCAGATGGACGTCATCGCCACAGAGGCGGCGATATCGGGCGATGACATCGGCGCCGATTTTTTCGAGGGCATGGCCAAGGTGCGGGTCACCGTTGGCGTAGTCGATGGCGGTCGTCAGGTAGAAGCGAGACATGCCCCAAACCTAATCGTCGCTATCCTCGCCGTCGTCATCGGCATCATCCGAACCGGCATCGGGACCCTCAACACCATCGGTTTCCGACCGCCGCCGTTCTTCGGCGGCACGCAGACGCCGGCCGCCTCGACGCCCACGGCGACGCTTGCGCTTCGGCCCTTCGGCGGACGCTTCCGGTGCCGTGCCGTCGATGAGGGGCTCGCTCTCGCCATCGGCCATCGCGTCTTCGATCGCGTCTTCGCGAACGGCCTCCCCCGGAGAAGCGGCGGTCTCCCGGAGGTTCGTGGCCACCGGCGCGAGGCTGGGGCTGGGCTCGGACGCTGCCGGCTCGGGAGCACGCGACTCGGGCGGACGGCGATCGGCCACTGCGCGCTGGCTGAAATCCGGCGAGGTGAGCAGGACCGTCTCGAACTCCTGCGTATCCAGCATGGAGGCCGTGGCCGCGTCCAGCATGCCACCGGACAGCGGCGACGGATGCTCCATGGTCGTGGAGAGCGTGGCCGCATCATAGCCATCGACTTCCGCACGCAGTTCCTCGAGCGACAAGATGCGAGAGTCACCTTCGGAGGTGCGTAGCGTCACCCGCTCATGGAAGATGTCGCAGGATATCACCTTCTCCTCGCCGCGTGACGTGACGAGGATCTTGCCTTCCTTGGGGAATTTGCGGCGGCTCAGCACGTAAAACTCGTGCTCATACCGCAGGCAGCACATGAGGCGACCACACGCCCCCGAAATCTGCTGCGGATTGAGCGACAGACGCTGATCCTTGGCGACTCCCAGATTGACCGGCCGCAGATCGGGGAGCCACGACGACGAGCAGTACTCGCGCCCACACCGTCCGACTCCGGACAGCCGCTTGGCTTCATCGCGCACACCGATCTGCTTGAGCTCGATGCGGGTCTTGAACATCGACGCGAGATCGCGCACCAACGCCCGGAAATCCACCCGACGTTCGGCGGTGAAGTAGATCGTCAGCTTCCGACGATCCCACTGCCATTCCGCGTCGGTGAGCTTCATCACGAGGTTGTTGGCCTTCACGCGCTCCATGGCGGCGCGACGGGCCTGCTCGTTTTCGGCGGTCAGCGACCGGTCCAGGATCTCTTCTTCGCGCGACGCCAGGCGCAGGGCGCGACGCGGCGGGGGGGCAGAGCCACAGCCATGCGCACAACCGCGGCAGCGGATGTCGGCCAGCTCACCGGTGGAATGCACACGACCGAAGTCCTCTCCCCGGTCGGCATCGACGATCACCGCCGCCTTGAGCGGTGGGGGCGTCTCGCCGTCCCAGGAGA contains these protein-coding regions:
- a CDS encoding 3-deoxy-D-manno-octulosonic acid transferase yields the protein MHPLLRPLYAGAGALATLIASASTADSAAPQANKLLRTFRARRGVLARWERQAKQHRDPSRPLVWMHAPSVGEGLQARPVAHALREQHPGVQLAYSWFSPSAASFATSIGADFADYLAFDTASAADRMLTALTPSVLVFSKLDIWPVLVERAAARGVPVVLLSGTVAPGSGRRGTLARALTQDAYRALSAVGAIDQANGERLIELGVRTDTLHITGDTRFDQVWQRAQRVDRASPLLTALHSDRPTMVAGSTWPADEAVLLPMWEAVRRAHPAARLIIAPHEPTTSHLTPILTWTRNAALQCATLREVEEGTVDVSTADVIVVDRVGVLGDLYALADMTFVGGGFHSAGLHSVIEPAAFGAPVLFGPAHSMSREAGLLLAAEGAISGDRALLERTLQAWLTTPAVRITAGGRARAVVQDSLGATAQSLQLVVDQLS
- a CDS encoding DUF4397 domain-containing protein, whose protein sequence is MRFLRFALLGAALGLTAGCSEPSDDPTSPNIPPLAYVRYINAVPDTLNTTVRFIDQTAYSPMTFVNVPFRGLGQGNYQPTQAGARKFRVFTADATNFTTAGNTQILVDTTVTFEQGKYYTLLHMGYARAGSSPKQRLVVITDALPTPGANVALRTINAALGMGAVDVYKLATATTPISGSPLFPALASEAVSAYQAFTPGAFAAQVATAGSTTAVAAALAPAGTAGSSTADPIGGATVAGSVITALAFPATPANSAGTRFTTPGVVYFIDKHPPRTTPNP
- a CDS encoding carboxypeptidase-like regulatory domain-containing protein, which gives rise to MLLGAGNVDAQILRGTARTQGSDRPIENARITALLTDGRGVGATTTDDRGRFHLRVSSSGAPFVVTVTRLGMRPTTSNSIMAGERDTLDVDFNVHEEGIVTDTMKVVAAPRLNEIRLQEAKRRGWKVFSPIEIAETRERVNSFEDLLRSTGYPGLIISPRRDDCIRSTRLNRCITVVVDGVPLSGTNPLINPRDVYFMAVLSPSQAQLQFGERAFYGALVVYTRAYGDKYERDRH
- a CDS encoding TPM domain-containing protein, with amino-acid sequence MNSLRRSFGALTLVAALLVASTGPFVATVAAQAPNTALPQPVGYVNDFARVLAPEASGQIESLAQRVHAATRGDMVVVTLPDLGGRPVEEVALRLGREWKVGSDAQVGDAARNAGVIILLVPKETSTDGRGYCRVETGQGAEGFITDATAGALCRSVTPLFQARDYSGALVQLSAQVADRYARAFGVTLDGLPEPQRARRRTNDEDSPFATIVLIVIIVIVVSSMNGRRRGCVGCIPLPIPGGPMMGGGGHGSWGGGGFGGGGGGGFGGFGGGGGFSGGGGGSNW
- a CDS encoding DsbA family protein, with the translated sequence MPSTRRLTVLALLAGTLSFVTSACNQARTEDGKAPPAAQTAAANANAGAPAGPTTTSTGLTPTGTDSALTLRADSGRLMGTGAMWVVMISDYQCPYCKSWHDSSMANLERDYIKTGKIRFAYLHLPLEGIHPHARAESEAAMCAGAQGKFWPYSNALFAAQGTVRTMNDVSPLLTRIAREQSLDLTAFNACRQSPAIRSLVEADIRQASQANVQSTPSFVVGEFMLRGALPYPDFAKAIDTALVRFKQRTAAQAAGAPPGPGR
- a CDS encoding nucleotidyltransferase domain-containing protein, encoding MARTGKGMTLDELVQQIRQVHGNALQAVVLYGSAASGEEIAGHSDFNVMVLAESLALPQLRALGQTMRAWQEAGNPPVLELTTLEWRASADIFPMEYADILERHRVLTGVLPLDGVSVRRADLRLQVEQEAMGKLLRLRRGVMVAGTDAERQRDLLRQSVSTLLVIFRAVLRLDGEVPPKDAQQVIDAVSTRCGFDPEPYQQAAALRRGVALATKDVEALLEGYVAGMTTLVRYLDALDGR
- a CDS encoding LemA family protein; translated protein: MTTSFLHLTRRRALRTVARMALVLPLALSTGACGYNSIQSFDEQAAQAKQNIDAQLQRRADLIPNLVNTVKGFAKQEESVLTQVTQARAGLVGALQKPGGSDPAELANANQQLTGALGRLSIAIEAYPELKSNANFLQLQDELTGTENRIAVSRTDYNGAVRQYNEYIRKFPQVLTAKVTGAKPRTYFEVTDAASRAAPTVDFSK